One genomic segment of Anguilla anguilla isolate fAngAng1 chromosome 2, fAngAng1.pri, whole genome shotgun sequence includes these proteins:
- the nubp2 gene encoding cytosolic Fe-S cluster assembly factor nubp2 isoform X1, producing the protein MDLSDADQGSLAEVKHVILVLSGKGGVGKSTMTTEIALALRHAGKKVGILDVDLCGPSIPRMLCVGRPEVHQCDSGWVPVYVDSSKTLALMSIGFLLENPDDAVVWRGPKKTALIGQFVSDVAWGELDYLLVDTPPGTSDEHLSVVENLRKHKLDGAILVTTPQAVSTGDVRREITFCKKIGLRILGLVENMSGFVCPHCSECSNIFSKGGGEDLAKLTGSPFLGCVPLDPQLSSSVENGKDFIQAFPESATFAAINNIVQAVMTSLEAS; encoded by the exons ATGGATCTAAGTGATG CAGACCAGGGGAGCCTGGCGGAGGTCAAGCATGTAATATTGGTGCTGTCAGGGAAAGGAGGGGTGGGAAAGAGCACCATGACAACAGAGATAGCCCTGGCACTTCGGCATGCAGGAAAAAAG GTGGGCATACTGGACGTGGACCTGTGTGGCCCCAGTATCCCCCGCATGCTGTGTGTGGGTCGGCCGGAGGTGCACCAGTGTGACTCCGGCTGGGTGCCCGTCTACGTAGACTCCAGCAAGACCCTGGCCCTCATGTCCATTGGCTTCCTTCTGGAGAACCCTGATGATGCTGTGGTCTGGAGGGGCCCCAAGAAAACAG CTCTAATTGGCCAGTTTGTGTCGGACGTGGCATGGGGTGAACTGGACTACCTCCTGGTGGACACACCCCCAGGAACATCGGACGAGCACCTGTCGGTCGTGGAGAACCTGCGCAAGCACAAGCTGGACGGAGCCATCCTGGTCACTACTCCACAA GCTGTTTCCACTGGCGACGTGAGGCGGGAGATCACATTCTGCAAGAAGATCGGCCTGCGCATCCTCGGGCTAGTGGAGAATATGAGCGGCTTTGTGTGCCCTCACTGCTCG GAGTGCAGTAATATATTCTCCAAAGGCGGAGGAGAGGACCTAGCAAAGCTGACAGGATCGCCATTTTTAG GCTGCGTGCCCCTGGATCCACAGCTCAGCAGCAGCGTAGAGAATGGTAAAGATTTCATTCAAGCTTTCCCAGAGAGCGCCACCTTCGCAGCCATCAACAACATTGTACAAGCCGTCATGACCAGCTTAGAAGCTTCctga
- the atp6v0cb gene encoding ATPase H+ transporting V0 subunit cb yields the protein MSSESPLYAPFFAVMGASAAMVFSALGAAYGTAKSGTGIAAMSVMRPELIMKSIIPVVMAGIIAIYGLVVAVLIANNISDKVTLYRSFLHLGAGLSVGLSGLAAGFAIGIVGDAGVRGTAQQPRLFVGMILILIFAEVLGLYGLIVALILSTK from the exons ATGTCGTCCGAAAGCCCTCTGTACGCACCGTTCTTCGCAGTGATGGGTGCCTCTGCGGCTATGGTCTTCAGCg ccttGGGAGCAGCCTATGGCACGGCGAAAAGCGGCACGGGCATCGCCGCCATGTCAGTGATGCGGCCAGAGCTCATCATGAAGTCCATCATCCCTGTGGTCATGGCGGGTATCATAGCCATCTACGGCTTGGTGGTGGCCGTGCTGATCGCCAACAACATCTCGGACAAAGTCACCCTTTACAG GAGTTTCCTGCACCTAGGGGCAGGCCTGAGCGTGGGGCTGAGCGGCCTGGCCGCGGGCTTCGCCATCGGCATCGTGGGCGACGCCGGCGTGCGGGGCACAGCGCAGCAGCCCCGGTTATTCGTGGGCATgatcctcatcctcatcttcgCCGAGGTCCTGGGGCTCTACGGCCTCATCGTGGCCCTCATCCTCTCCACAAAATAA
- the nubp2 gene encoding cytosolic Fe-S cluster assembly factor nubp2 isoform X2, with the protein MDLSDDQGSLAEVKHVILVLSGKGGVGKSTMTTEIALALRHAGKKVGILDVDLCGPSIPRMLCVGRPEVHQCDSGWVPVYVDSSKTLALMSIGFLLENPDDAVVWRGPKKTALIGQFVSDVAWGELDYLLVDTPPGTSDEHLSVVENLRKHKLDGAILVTTPQAVSTGDVRREITFCKKIGLRILGLVENMSGFVCPHCSECSNIFSKGGGEDLAKLTGSPFLGCVPLDPQLSSSVENGKDFIQAFPESATFAAINNIVQAVMTSLEAS; encoded by the exons ATGGATCTAAGTGATG ACCAGGGGAGCCTGGCGGAGGTCAAGCATGTAATATTGGTGCTGTCAGGGAAAGGAGGGGTGGGAAAGAGCACCATGACAACAGAGATAGCCCTGGCACTTCGGCATGCAGGAAAAAAG GTGGGCATACTGGACGTGGACCTGTGTGGCCCCAGTATCCCCCGCATGCTGTGTGTGGGTCGGCCGGAGGTGCACCAGTGTGACTCCGGCTGGGTGCCCGTCTACGTAGACTCCAGCAAGACCCTGGCCCTCATGTCCATTGGCTTCCTTCTGGAGAACCCTGATGATGCTGTGGTCTGGAGGGGCCCCAAGAAAACAG CTCTAATTGGCCAGTTTGTGTCGGACGTGGCATGGGGTGAACTGGACTACCTCCTGGTGGACACACCCCCAGGAACATCGGACGAGCACCTGTCGGTCGTGGAGAACCTGCGCAAGCACAAGCTGGACGGAGCCATCCTGGTCACTACTCCACAA GCTGTTTCCACTGGCGACGTGAGGCGGGAGATCACATTCTGCAAGAAGATCGGCCTGCGCATCCTCGGGCTAGTGGAGAATATGAGCGGCTTTGTGTGCCCTCACTGCTCG GAGTGCAGTAATATATTCTCCAAAGGCGGAGGAGAGGACCTAGCAAAGCTGACAGGATCGCCATTTTTAG GCTGCGTGCCCCTGGATCCACAGCTCAGCAGCAGCGTAGAGAATGGTAAAGATTTCATTCAAGCTTTCCCAGAGAGCGCCACCTTCGCAGCCATCAACAACATTGTACAAGCCGTCATGACCAGCTTAGAAGCTTCctga